A segment of the Globicephala melas chromosome 18, mGloMel1.2, whole genome shotgun sequence genome:
CAACCTGTTCCTTCATAACTCTCTAGAGAAAAAAAGGAGTTGTTAGTAGATACTAAAAAAGTGGACGAATAATCTGGACATTTTTCCTAAAAAGATCTTTGAAACACATTAGGAAAATGGAGGGCCTTATGATCAGAATGCTAGAATTAGTCCGTTGTGTTGAGGCAGGATTTGGGGTAGGGGGTGAgggataaaagaaggaaaaaaagaagagcaagaaaaCCTACTTATCAAAAGCAGGTGCTATCACTCAATGTTAGGCCCTGCTCTTTTTAATCTGACTGAAGGCAAAAAGCCTCTCACAGTCTAGGCAATAAGagagataaacagaaaagaagaacacGTAACCACAGGTGGATTTTTATCCTTTTCCCTTTACCACTCcctgtctccccccaccctcccaaaaaaagaatgtaagtcCTGCAGCCATGGCAAAAGTTTCAAACACTTCTCAAATATGTAAGCCAGCTCCATTAAATCAAAAAGTATCCTTGGATAGTTTTAtgaaaatagcttttaaatatCAGTCAGCACATGTGAATAGGCTAAAAAATTAACTTTCGCAGCAATGTTAAGTTTAGATGAGAAAGGAATTGGTCTGCATTCCATCTCTTTCTGAACTGCGCAGGAGGCACACCCGACACTGAAAGTTTTGCCATGGACTGTCTCTACTTTCCAAACGACCGAGCGTTACCTCTCTGGCTTTTTGCGCTGCAAGCTCAGCTTGTCTCTGTCGCTCGAGTTCTTCGAGCAACTGCTTTTCCATGATGCGCTTGGCCTCCTCGACCCTTCGGAGCACTTCTCGCTCAATCTCGTCCTTCCGTTTCTCCAATTCTTCCTCCACCCTTTTTGCCACCAATTCTTCCACTCTTCGTGCCGTTTCTTCCTCGATgagtttttcttctatttcctgcTGCCGACTAGCAAACAAAGTGGGGAAAGGACTTAGATAATGTAAGAAATAAACCTAAGAACTGAAATAGAACTAGTTGTGAGTCTGTAAAACACTGAGTCTGCTTACATATTTCTAAGATTTTACAACTCATTTTCATGTAACATTCAAGGAAATGATAGATACCAAAAGATTAAGTGATacagaaattcaaataaatataaaatcatggtTTTGTCACTTTCTAAAGTAAATACAAAAAGACTAGTGTACACAAACAGCTTATTAATGCAGTAGTTTTAGGAACTGTAGAGTGAATCTGAAACAGGAAATCTACTTTCGTTACCAGCTTCATAAGGAAAAGACAAGCtattaaatatatgatttgctCCTCTGTCAATCCATTCAGTCTAAGGGTTGAGCTACAGACAAGTCAGGAGAAACTATTATGTAGCAAGCAGTTCAGACCAGCTAAattcattctcccctcccccatcccaagcAAGATCAGAATAAAGACAGACTCAAAGAGATTCAGACTGCTAAAGCAACATACTGTGGTTTTTAGCAAAAATACAGGCAAACTTATTCAGGTTCTAAACTTTTGCCCTTTACTGCACCTTTTCTTTTGTTAACTGACTTTCAATTCAAAGCTCTTCTAGATATGGGAAAGTGGATGAAATATATTAGTATCACTTCTAAAAAGTTCAATGAAGCATGATATCGTTTAATTATTTTAACCCCATTTAGGtattataaatgaacttattcactCAAAATGAAATTCTGTGCTGAAAATATTGACATTTATCATGGCACTATGGTGGAAACCTTGCACATTTTATACCAATGATCTCCAATATGATAGCCACTAGCCAGATATGTCTGGTTTGAATTGAAGATTAGTAAGAAGAAAAGATATAGAAGATCTCATGTACTTTTAtttgattacatgttaaaatgacaGTATTTTGAGACAGACtgggaatatattaaaattaatttcactagTTCCTTTTTAATGTGGCTCACACTGTATTTCTCTTGAACGGCATTACTTGAGACAATAATTTGTGCTGGAATGAATGCAGAGACTCTGGAAGTATACCTAAATCCTAAGAGGTCAATCTATTAATGCTGCATATTTCTCACAAtccacaaaattaaacaaaatctgTAACCCTTCCATCTTTTGATGACTCATACATATGTATGAGTCATTCAATTTATCTGTTTAGTAAAGGCTTTACAGTTTCTAAGTGACCTTTAAATACCCAATCCACTTCAACCCAACTCTACTCTGGGGGGTGATTCAATTCCCACTGAAGTGCTTTCATTCTCAACTCCTGTTATTTATTCACAGTGTTACCATACTGACACCAATGTATCTAATATTCTGATTCATATCTGTTTCTGCATTTATAATCCCTACATACTTCTGTCAGCGAGATAGCAACTACTTGAGAAGTCATAATTTCTGTTAGGTTCTAGATATCTGCAATAACCattcttgtttcttaaatatCTCTTCCCCAACACTAAATTATTGGTGATTTTCACTGCGGGAAACCCCCCCCCACAAAAGCCTAACATGTACTCTCTATCTatactccttttccttttttaactttgaaTGAAATATAGTATTAGGGTAGTTTCAATAAGCCTTTAGCTATAGCAGCCTAGTAAAAGAGAAGAGATATCCACCCCAACGCTAGAATGGCCAGGAATACCTAAAAGCCATCAGGCAGCTATTTCAATGGAAATTAAACTACAttccaaacataaaaatattgtttctctACTTCATccaaagagaaagacagaaatatgaaatgaaaCAAGCAAGCTAACAACTGCTGAACCTGGATGACAGCTGTATGAGGATTAATACCCTATTTTGCTGAATTGGAAAGCTTTCATGACACGAAGTTTCAGAAGCGTACACACCCCGCCCCACACTTTCTTCTGTTAGTTGGTTCTTATAAAATTAGTAAATGTAGCGACGTCTACAAAGaaacctcattttaaaatttcaaaaatggtaCAACTCTTaaagcacaacactgtaaaccaagtTCCAGTTAAAACTTTCCACACAAAGTAAAAGATGAGGGAAAAGAATTGGATAAGGCTTTGGGTTTGTTTATCAGTAGAAAAGCTGCCTAATTAACTCAGGAATTTGGTAAAGGTGGAAGAGATCTGACACATGCTCAGGGTTTCTGTCAGGCAAACAGTCCCTAGAGGACAGCAATATGGCACAATGGCCAGTGGGACCACACCTCCACAGATCTGGTCAGCAAGGAGAAAAGAGCTCAAACCAATCCAGTTCCTTATTTACAGCAGGAGCCAGATCAGCATGCTGTCAGCTCCCTGTGTCTCTGCTCCCACTGATGGACACCAAACCAGAGAGGCCAGGTGACAGGCCGTACAGGGTGACAAGCAATGTAGGCAACAGGTGGCTGCTGCTAAGGAGTCCGTTCTAAGTACAGCTCAGCAGTTTTCCAGCCTAAAGGGGAGGGCAAGCGGAAACTCCCAAGCTCAACTGAAACCCAGAGGATGAGAAATGGCCTAGTGGAGTTTCTTACAAGGCTGCTCATCCCCCTTTGTTCCTGAAGGCACCACGGCACACCCCCAGGACTGTAATTAAGCCTTGCTGCTGCGCCCTACACAAGGAGACAGGCAAGGTCAGGGCACCAGAGCAGAGCTGTTCCCCTACAAGCATGATCAAGGATATAATTTTTGCTGTCGCTGTTATTTTCAGTAAGGTTAAAATTGCTACTTCAgcactcagaaaaaaatttaaatcaatttttggATCCAGTGCTGAAAAAGTTAAGAGCCGGATATTGCTTTAatccccttccccccacacacTTGGATCCAGAAAACCAAGGGCACACGAACAAGAGAATTAAGCACTTCAGAGATACGACAAGTCTGTACTGAACAACCTACTATGCACTAGATGCTGTGCTAGAAACCTGAACCCCACTAATACCTACTAATAGAGCCTATACTTCTGCGACTCTGTTCTACAGCTAAATGTAAGTATTAACATACATGATAAGTAAAAATTCTCCGCATGTCTCAGCAATCTCTGTATTcctgtgtttttcttcatttgtcttgTCTTTTCCCACAAGAGCACAAACATATAAGGTATAGAATTGAATGAAACTTAGTACAACATAGCCTTCCTCTACCAGTTAGccgaaggagggtgggagggataggtggctcttaaaattttaaaaagttcattcttATTGATGACAAACTTATTATCATAATCAATGATAAGGCAGCAACTGAGCTAACTTTCCTAAGAAGCCCTGAAActttctcagaaaagaaaaaaaacccaacaacccaTTTTTGCCATTAGTATCTTAGGAAAGATCCTTCACCTAAAATGACTGCCTAGCCGTTCCTTAAAACTGTTGCCATAGGAGTTCTCACTCTtgatattcttttctctctctaatcTTTTCCTCAGGCTCCTCTGCTGAATCCATCCCCTTGCTAAGAATCTGTGAGGGCTtctctgatggtgcagtggttgggagtccgcctgccaatgcaggggacacgggtttgagccctgttccgggaagatcccacatgccgtggagcaactcagcctgtgtgccacaactactgagcccacgtgccacaactactgaagcccgcatgcctggagcccgtgctccgcaacgggagagtccactgcaatgagaagcctgcgtgccacaaggaagagtggcccctgctcgtcgcaactagagaaagcccacgtgcagcagcgaagacccaacgcaaccaaacaAACAATCTGACGCTGATGAAAGGGTTGAATGAAAACCTTGAAGTTTTTCAATAGATAAGAGTAGGTCCTCATTTTCTCCATGCTCTCATAACACTAATCACAATCAACTTTAAAATGGCAACTATTAAAACAAACAGCAAGGGCCCATCGTTAAATGCGAGTGTGACTTTGTACAGAGCATtggttaatattatttttaagtctttaaaatgtacaaactCAACCCTAGTAGTGTCCTTCTAGGAACTGCTTCATAATATTAGCAAACGGTATTTACTCAGTACTGAATAGACACCAACTAACTACACTGCCAAAAGCTTTATACTCCACAGCATAATGTGCATCTCTGATGGCTCCTGAGGCTAAACAGGTGACTGAGAGGTGACCCTCAACCTAGGCAACTCCAAAGATAACGATCTTAAGCATGCTACTACCCTGCACTGTTTCTCCACGACAAACATTAAAGGCAAAGGTATGCACAAAAATTTAGCTACCAAAATAATTAcctaaaaaattgataaaattcttACCAACATCAGCTTGATCTTATGTCCTAATGTTTTGTCTCAAAGCCCTAACCTCCCTGAGGTACGTAGTTCCAATATAAGGAATTTGCTCTCACAATGAGCATTCTTCTAAGAATCACTCATACAGATCCCAGTTCACTTTAGACACTCGGATTTAGGAGGCTCTCGATATGCCATGCAATTGAACATCAAGTATATGTGAACCTAGATACCACAGGCTACAGTAAGTTACTATGCCATTAATATTATCCTGATCTGCTGCAAGTCATTTTCAGCCACTCATTTTTTCCAACAGTTATCACAACAGGCATAAAGCGTCTCAAAATAAGACATAGGAAAAATGATAAGGGcgcagaggaggaaagagagagcaaCACTGAATGACTGGGACATAAGGAGAAGGAAATCTTTTGAACTGAATTTTCAACCACAGGAATGAACTTTTCaacagtgaggaaaaaaaattttttttaattttaaggtctGCCTTTTACTGCATCAAGATCGTAACTTGTAAGATCACTTCTTAAAATCACCAGGTTCAATCTGcctacatgtaaaaaaattacattaaataacaTTATTTACTGAGTCTCATTACATACATGCCAAGTATCACCTAAGtacttttaatcttcacaataagcGAGACAGGTATCTCCATGTTACAGATAAGAAATCAAGCTCACAGGCAGGTAGTTTATTCAAGGCCTCAGAATTGTAAACGGCAAAACAATCTGGTTTCCAACCTTAAGGAGACTTTCTAATCGGTTAAGCCCAAGAGATTTTAATTTtgctgtctctctccatctcacACTGGACCTCTAGAAGGTACACTTGACAGTGCGTGTTCTTCTGTTACGTTCTCTGCTATCTACTACACCACACACTTGTCTCCCTTTGTCCAACTGTACATCCAGACATTCCCTAAGGTTCTTTCAGTCCCATGAATCAACTGCTCTTCTCCCTCCACTCTCTGCCTGGGCCATTCTATCTACTCTCAAGGTTTCCCCCAGGCTTCAGTCTCCCGTGTCAACCGTGGATGAACTCACTATGTCCAAAATCGAGTGCCTACACTGGAAGTGCCAAGTGCAGGTTTCTGACATTTTAACTAGTGTTTGACCCACAGCAGTCACTTAAACATTTGGTGGCTGAGATGTAATAGCCACAATATAAACATGAGAGCCAAAACAATGCTTTATTTCCCCTATATTTCACATCCAATTTTGTTTGCCCTAAATGCTTCTTAAATCTGCCCCTCTCTTCCATTCCAACAACTGCTCCCTCACTACTCCTATGTGGACTTACTGTAACTTTCTATCCTACACAGCAGTACATGCTCCATTGAAAACCAAACCTACAATCCCACGCCATTtgcctgcttaaaacccttctgGTTTCTATGATGAAATCCAAGCTCCTTAATATGGCAAGACCCTTCTCATGATTCCCTGCCTCTATCTACCTCTCCAGCCACTCCATGACTTGAATACTTACAGAAATGCATGTGCCAGTCAATATTCACCTCTTTACTCCACCTAAGACCATACTGCACCCCTCCCTTTATTCtggcaggggtggagggggcTCCCTCCCTTGGTCCACAAGTATCCTCCTATGCTTAGCCTGACAGAATCCTATTTTTACCTGCCACTCACTCCTGAGGAGCACTAAGGTGTTTACCCATCCAGGATGCTTCCTTTTTACAGTCACATCACTATCACTGAATTTACCACACTGTATTATTATCTACCTACCTGTCTTCAAGCTAGATGGAGACCTTGGAGGGGTCAATCATCTTCAGAGTAACAGCTCCTAGCATAGTGTCTGGCACTTATTAAGATGCTCCATAAGTATCAGGTGAATGAACTAACCAACAGGATTTGTAAATAAACAACTACTTCTGCCCATTCCCATGACTGCAAAACCTATATCTTTCAATCGTCTCCTCTGTATTATTAGGCATTAGAGCGTACTAAGTAGTGCCTACTGCACGACACGCAGGGATTCAGTGAACAGGTGGCTGCTagctctgccccctcctcccttcatAAATGCTAACGGCCATGTGCTTCCTCTATCAACTTGGGGCAATGTAACTgctctattttctcatttcatccctGGATTTCTTCTCTGCTATTCGTGTGTAGCTTGCTAAATACTTCTATCTATTCCTTGGATACCAAGTTTCCTTTCACTCTTCCCCGTAAGTTTCGGCTCTCTAATGAATGGCAAATCATTACTCTTTGGAGGTATCCTTTGTTTTCACATGGAAATACTATCTCAGAATTATCttagctaatttttttaaatgttcatctgTTGACAGTTATTTGAGAGCTACATCTTCACAGTTAAGGATCTTGTTCCAGACCAAAAAAACGGGATTCTATATAATCACGGTTTCTTGTGACACAATTATTCGTACTCGGTGTTCATACTTCCCACCGATAGTTCTAAGTAAAGGAAAAATGCAAGCGTTGTGCATGATTTAAAGAAACGCAGTGAAAGAGATCTCCAGGTACTGCTTCCTCCAGTAATAATAGTTAGTTTTCCAGTCCCCTACCTCTTAATGATTTCCTTTCAGAAACAAGCTTTGCTGGAACATAACACAAACTACACTGCAGAGACTGAAAACGCCTACACGGTTCAGCACTCATAAATCTGTCTCAGGAAAATTCTATATTCAGTAACTCTCCTGCCTTATGAGCACTTTCTAAACATGCACTGAAGAACTGAGGAAGATGGCTGGTTAAACAGGGAGAGTTAGCAAATCTCTCTACCTTTCAACGTGGCTTTGGGAAAGAATACCCAGCGCATCAGAGTACCAGGGTCTTGAACCAAAACACAACTCTACACTTTAAAACCAAAATTTCATTCGTTTGGAATCATTTGCACCTACTCTTAGACCAAAAGGTACTTGAGAGGTGACTCTTCTGCATATGATCAATGCAAAAGTAAAAGCGAATATTCTATCTTCTGAACAGCACGTATACACCAAAAAGGGAAACGAGTTACAGTCTTGCACCGAAGTGTGCTACGGAGACCTACAGCCCATAACTAGTAAAGAGTGAAAAGACGGAGCAGGCTTCGATTGGTTACACAGGTGAACTCAAGCGTCAAGATTCATTTACCTCACTGCACACCTAAGCTGCGCGCATTCTGTTTTTACacctcagaaaacaaaaagagcagGCCCAAGACAGGAAAAGCGACCGCGACGTCTCTACCAGCAGGAGTACACTAAAGTATAAGGACTTATATTGGGTGCGTGTACGTTTCAACCACCTGAAGCGGTTCACCTCCGAGAATCCCTGTCCCGCGTTTAGGGTGCAAGGCAAGAACGCTCTTCTGCAGGGGCCCCCCAACGTCCTCCGTCCACTTTCCGGGGCCAGCCTGCTCCAACCCCACACGGAACTCCACCCTCTACTTCCGGGACGCTCCTCCTCCTCTCGCGCCAAAATGCTTGCCCTGCTCCAAGCCCTTCCAGCTCCATCTCCACTACTGCCCTTCCCAGCCAACTCGTGGGTCTGTCCTGCCCCAGGCTTTCCATAGGCCAGGGTTGCAGCCGCTCGGGGCCGGTCCCTGCGACCCCGCTAACCTCCTTCACTCGCCCCAGGGCCAAGCAgctccccctccccgccaccccgCACCCGCCGCCTCCCCggctcccggcccctccccccgcGGGCACTCACATTTTTCGTTGCCGCTCGAACtctgctttcttctcctcctcctctcgcTTCTGCTTCTCGTCCAGGCTGCTGCGCTTGCTCACCGTGCGCCCGAAGATGTCGATGCGATCGGGCGGGGACGAGGCGCGCTCCCGGTCCCGCTCGCGCCGGGACACGGCCGTGTTGGTGGAGCGCGAGCGGGACCGCGACTCCCGCCGCCGGTTCCGTTTACTTTCCCGGGACTTGGAGCGCTTTCGCACGCGCTCCTTGTCCCGAGACCGCGACCGGGACCGGCTCCGCTTCTTGTTGTGTTTGCTGCTCTTGGTGTGTTTGGAGCGGGACGAGCTCCGGCTCCGAGACCGGCCCATCCTTCCGGGCGACGCTGGGACTAACCGCTGGCTTCGGGCCCCGCACGTGCCCGGCTGTCCTCGCCTCCGCTTCCGGAAGCGGCCTGGCAATCTTGTcgaggctgggggaaggagagcTATCAGCGAGCTGACTTTCTGCCTCCCCCTGAGGCCGACGGCCGCCACGAAGGCCGCCGCCAACGACAAGGCCGCAACGCCAGTAATTGCTAAGATGGCAGCCGCGGCTGCACCGGCCGCCCCTCCCACAAGGCCCCGCGCGCAACGCGCCGTCACGCGAGCCCCGCCCCCTGACGCTCCCTGCGGAAGGCGTGGCGAGCGCTTCCGAACGCGCTCGGCTTTTTCCGCCAGCCTCAAGCCGGCTTGCCGCGCGGGCGCGGGAGTCCTTCGCCTCCTCACCAGAGCAGTTTTGCTTTCTGGTAAGATGCTGACACCGTAAGCATGGAACTTTCCCGTTTTGGTGCGAATGAAATCGTGCCTCGGTACCAACTTCCTGACTGCATTGTATCCTAGGAACTGGTTTTGTCAGGTAGGCCAAAATGGTGTGAGAGAGACCCTGGGCAGATCACTTGCCtctctgagctgagctccctcATTTGCGCAGTGGAGACACCAGACACCACGCTTTATGACGTGGTTGTGAAGCTCACAGGGTACAAAGGGGACTGAGATACATGGAAGCCAGTGCTTATGTAGGGCTTCAGCGGCTAAGTGCGAAAACTCATGCCTCCGTTTTAAATCTGAGTTCAGTAAAAGGCTTAAAACTCAAGAGAGTCTGAAGCAGAGGAAAAACTAgcaattttccttttgaaaaagcaataacctattaaaaataaaaatattttatctgcaACAGCgtcaaaaactataaaataattggGAATAAAGTTTAACGAGTTACAAGATCCTGATGATGAAATCCCTTGCCCTTTGCTGAAAGGCGGAAACaagaccagaaaaaaagaaaaacctgccaTATCTGTGGATGAGAAATCAGTACCAAAAATATGCCAATTCTTCCCAAGCCAAATTTGCAAATTAGCACAATTGCCATCAGAATTCCAGATTCTCTTGAGGATAAGTTAGAACTgactaattttaaattttgaagggAAGATCACATGGTTGTAAATGATGAAGAAAACCTTGAAGGGAACTCcttagcggtcc
Coding sequences within it:
- the ARGLU1 gene encoding arginine and glutamate-rich protein 1, with protein sequence MGRSRSRSSSRSKHTKSSKHNKKRSRSRSRSRDKERVRKRSKSRESKRNRRRESRSRSRSTNTAVSRRERDRERASSPPDRIDIFGRTVSKRSSLDEKQKREEEEKKAEFERQRKIRQQEIEEKLIEEETARRVEELVAKRVEEELEKRKDEIEREVLRRVEEAKRIMEKQLLEELERQRQAELAAQKAREEEERAKREELERILEENNRKIAEAQAKLAEEQLRIVEEQRKIHEERMKLEQERQRQQKEEQKIILGKGKSRPKLSFSLKTQD